A region of Drosophila mauritiana strain mau12 chromosome 3L, ASM438214v1, whole genome shotgun sequence DNA encodes the following proteins:
- the LOC117139935 gene encoding neo-calmodulin, which yields MESPNYILANDDLQDICEAFELYDPEKTGRIRADDLGDVMRTLGQNHTESEIYRYSEGLEGDINGYIQLTDFIDLMTKIYSMMGSSDCLKAAYNAFDFDKDGLVKYGELRHVFINLGEKISDEEFSEVFRQADVDGDGVINFRDFCTAYRS from the coding sequence ATGGAATCACCAAACTACATATTGGCGAATGACGATCTACAAGACATTTGCGAAGCCTTCGAGCTCTATGATCCTGAGAAGACGGGAAGAATCAGAGCAGACGATTTGGGAGATGTGATGCGCACTCTCGGCCAGAATCACACAGAGTCGGAAATCTATAGATATTCCGAGGGACTCGAGGGAGACATCAACGGGTACATACAACTGACTGACTTCATCGATTTGATGACCAAAATCTACAGCATGATGGGCAGCAGTGACTGTTTGAAGGCAGCATATAATGCCTTCGATTTTGATAAGGACGGTTTGGTAAAATATGGCGAGCTTCGTCACGTTTTCATCAATCTTGGCGAAAAAATATCCGACGAAGAGTTCAGTGAAGTGTTCCGTCAGGCTGATGTTGATGGCGATGGCGTTATCAACTTCCGTGATTTTTGTACTGCCTATAGATCCTGA